A DNA window from Niabella yanshanensis contains the following coding sequences:
- a CDS encoding DoxX family protein — MKNVIKIFSPNQKAYDSWAPAILRIVVGFGFFAHGIAKMIKGPEGFAKLLSQIKVPAPEVLAWMAITVEVLGGLALILGILVSIVSIPLIITMLTALFTIHYKFGYSSVKTISLDENGPKFGPPGYEINLLYIATLLILIEFGAGKLSVDSLTVKRNGAREEPLQPDIQDCN; from the coding sequence ATGAAAAACGTAATCAAAATATTCAGCCCCAACCAAAAAGCTTATGATAGCTGGGCGCCTGCCATCCTGCGAATTGTCGTTGGATTCGGCTTTTTTGCGCATGGAATCGCGAAGATGATTAAGGGCCCCGAAGGCTTTGCAAAACTATTGAGCCAGATAAAAGTCCCTGCACCGGAAGTTTTGGCCTGGATGGCGATTACAGTCGAAGTTCTTGGGGGATTGGCGCTCATTCTTGGAATTCTCGTAAGCATAGTATCGATACCATTAATTATAACCATGCTTACTGCGTTATTTACGATCCATTACAAATTCGGATACAGCTCCGTAAAAACCATCAGCCTGGATGAAAATGGGCCAAAGTTTGGCCCTCCCGGATACGAGATTAATTTGCTTTATATCGCCACACTGTTGATCTTGATAGAATTTGGGGCAGGTAAGTTGTCGGTTGACTCTTTGACAGTCAAACGTAACGGGGCCAGAGAAGAACCGCTCCAGCCGGATATTCAGGATTGCAATTAA
- a CDS encoding helix-turn-helix domain-containing protein, with protein sequence MIKEYSENSTSARFVMHSGNKFFGGHGLSRLSTYPINTFVYNKGAAQQVVIDEITYTMPGGCILPLVSNQHFRFKHPETLTAWQFNREFYCIVEHDTEVGCVGFLFYGIRHPMFIMLDKDETEEMLHLEKVFSSEMVIKDNYQGEMLRTLLKRVIIKATRMAKAQCESYSEFPDERMDIIRKFSLLLEGNFKEQHEVKFYAAALNKSPKTLSNVFALLKQRPPSVLIRNRIILEAKRYLYYTEKSAKEIAFELGFESHAHFSKFFKAYSGTNISEFKNQR encoded by the coding sequence ATGATCAAAGAATATAGCGAAAACTCGACATCGGCGCGTTTTGTCATGCACAGTGGCAATAAATTCTTCGGAGGCCATGGCCTAAGTAGGCTCAGTACGTACCCCATCAATACTTTTGTTTACAATAAGGGGGCAGCTCAGCAAGTCGTTATAGACGAAATAACCTACACAATGCCCGGAGGCTGTATTCTCCCCCTGGTTTCCAATCAGCATTTCCGATTTAAACATCCCGAAACCTTGACTGCATGGCAGTTTAATCGTGAATTTTACTGCATCGTTGAACACGATACCGAGGTCGGCTGTGTAGGCTTTCTCTTTTATGGAATCAGGCATCCCATGTTCATCATGCTGGATAAGGATGAAACGGAGGAAATGTTGCATCTTGAAAAAGTGTTTTCTAGTGAGATGGTGATAAAAGACAATTACCAGGGAGAAATGCTGCGCACGTTGCTAAAACGAGTTATAATAAAAGCGACCAGGATGGCTAAGGCTCAATGTGAGAGTTATTCGGAATTTCCGGACGAAAGAATGGATATCATCAGGAAGTTCTCCTTGCTACTGGAAGGCAATTTTAAAGAACAGCATGAGGTTAAGTTTTACGCTGCTGCTCTTAACAAGTCACCAAAAACGCTGAGCAATGTCTTTGCGCTATTAAAACAACGGCCGCCGTCGGTCCTGATTCGAAACCGAATTATACTGGAAGCCAAACGGTACCTGTATTACACGGAAAAGTCTGCGAAAGAAATTGCATTTGAGCTAGGGTTTGAAAGTCATGCGCATTTTAGTAAGTTTTTCAAAGCTTACTCGGGGACAAATATTTCAGAATTCAAGAATCAGCGATAA
- a CDS encoding thioredoxin family protein has product MENTKVFSKWVSMALFLIITGTSTISFCQIEKSGQELAKPREIKFADGKWKDIAARAKKENKYIFVDAFTTWCAPCRQLKEVTFKDEAAAAYFNTHFINYTVDMEKGEGTDLAEKWIVNEYPTLLFFSPEGDLIKKQIGYIDSNKLINLGKEVRTEGSKK; this is encoded by the coding sequence ATGGAGAATACCAAGGTCTTTTCAAAGTGGGTGTCGATGGCCCTGTTTTTGATAATAACGGGAACATCAACAATATCCTTTTGTCAAATCGAAAAATCCGGACAGGAGCTTGCGAAACCCAGGGAGATTAAATTTGCGGATGGAAAATGGAAAGATATCGCAGCCAGGGCAAAAAAAGAAAATAAATACATTTTTGTAGACGCTTTTACTACCTGGTGCGCACCGTGCCGGCAGCTTAAAGAGGTTACGTTTAAGGACGAAGCTGCAGCAGCTTATTTCAACACCCATTTTATCAACTACACTGTTGACATGGAAAAAGGCGAAGGAACAGACTTAGCAGAAAAATGGATTGTCAATGAATATCCTACGCTGTTATTCTTTTCCCCGGAAGGTGACCTGATCAAAAAACAGATTGGCTATATAGATAGCAATAAGTTGATTAATCTCGGCAAAGAAGTGCGGACAGAAGGCAGCAAGAAATGA
- a CDS encoding phosphotransferase enzyme family protein: protein MDIMHSVLASYGFNRDSYTIERFGNGLINDTCLVKKEGDRYILQRINKAVFSNPLLIAENIEKIGAYLAKINTSYFFTTPCKTLAGDSIVCVEDGYYRMFPFVSGSHTIDVVQTPQQAFEAAAQFGQFTRVLSGMDIHSINITLPAFHDLALRYNQFLEALVKGNAARIAEVAGLVQQLKEQAHIVDEYNHILHDNAFRLRVTHHDTKISNVLFDEENKGLCVIDLDTVMPGYFISDVGDMMRTYLCPVSEEEKDYSKIEIREEFYFAIVNGYKTFMETELTDTEKQYFFYAGKFMIYMQALRFITDYINNDVYYGARYPGHNLVRATNQSILLQRLLEKEPVFSAR, encoded by the coding sequence ATGGATATCATGCATAGTGTGCTTGCCAGCTATGGTTTTAATAGAGATAGCTATACCATCGAACGCTTTGGGAACGGCCTTATTAATGACACCTGCCTTGTAAAAAAGGAGGGTGACAGGTATATTCTTCAGCGAATCAATAAAGCTGTTTTTAGTAACCCTTTGCTTATAGCAGAAAATATTGAGAAAATAGGAGCTTATCTGGCAAAAATTAATACCTCTTATTTTTTTACTACACCCTGCAAAACCTTGGCCGGTGACAGTATTGTTTGTGTCGAAGATGGCTATTACAGGATGTTTCCTTTCGTAAGCGGTAGTCATACCATAGATGTAGTACAGACACCTCAGCAGGCTTTTGAAGCTGCAGCTCAATTTGGTCAATTTACCCGTGTGCTATCGGGAATGGATATTCATTCAATTAATATTACCCTCCCTGCTTTTCATGATCTGGCTTTACGGTACAATCAGTTTTTAGAGGCACTGGTGAAAGGCAATGCGGCGCGGATAGCAGAAGTGGCCGGTCTGGTTCAACAGTTAAAAGAGCAGGCTCATATTGTTGATGAGTACAATCATATACTTCATGATAATGCATTTAGATTACGGGTAACCCATCATGATACCAAGATCAGTAATGTGTTATTTGATGAAGAAAATAAAGGGCTTTGTGTGATTGACCTGGATACAGTAATGCCTGGTTATTTTATAAGTGATGTAGGGGATATGATGCGCACCTATTTATGTCCGGTTAGTGAAGAGGAAAAAGACTATAGTAAAATAGAGATCAGGGAAGAATTTTACTTCGCTATAGTAAATGGTTACAAAACTTTTATGGAGACTGAGCTTACTGATACAGAAAAACAATATTTCTTTTATGCCGGTAAATTTATGATCTACATGCAGGCATTACGTTTCATTACCGACTATATCAATAATGATGTATACTATGGAGCCCGTTATCCCGGGCATAATCTTGTCAGAGCCACCAATCAAAGCATTCTATTGCAGCGTCTTTTAGAGAAGGAGCCGGTTTTTTCTGCCCGGTAA
- a CDS encoding peroxiredoxin-like family protein — MLKHITIAICLVFSMGVIHGQEINNSSASSTTVHGGEGKEIQYVIPQKPEDISPLLIGEKIPMAMLPDASGKQVDLNKMVSEMPTILIFYRGGWCPYCSKQLAGLQQAAPQLKKLGYQLIAVSTDAPGGLAESVKKESLGYTLLSDADLDLSKKFGIAFKAPKGYWDMLSKTTEAKNKDMLLPVPSVFILDRTGVIQFEYINPDFKQRLNPELLKTVATTIKKDIK, encoded by the coding sequence ATGCTTAAACATATCACTATAGCTATCTGCCTAGTCTTTTCGATGGGTGTAATTCACGGCCAGGAAATAAACAACTCATCAGCATCATCCACGACGGTGCACGGTGGCGAAGGTAAAGAAATCCAGTACGTCATTCCTCAAAAACCCGAGGATATTAGCCCATTGTTAATTGGAGAAAAAATACCTATGGCCATGCTGCCCGATGCTTCAGGCAAGCAAGTTGATCTAAATAAAATGGTTTCGGAAATGCCGACAATCTTAATATTTTATCGGGGTGGGTGGTGTCCATATTGTTCCAAGCAACTTGCAGGTCTGCAACAAGCAGCACCGCAACTGAAAAAACTAGGTTATCAATTAATTGCCGTTAGCACGGACGCACCCGGAGGTTTGGCCGAATCCGTAAAAAAAGAGAGCCTGGGCTATACTTTGTTGTCGGATGCAGATCTGGATCTTTCTAAGAAATTTGGAATCGCATTTAAAGCTCCGAAAGGGTACTGGGACATGTTATCAAAAACAACGGAGGCGAAAAACAAGGATATGTTACTTCCCGTTCCATCCGTATTTATCCTGGATCGAACCGGCGTTATTCAATTTGAATACATCAATCCTGATTTCAAACAGCGGCTTAACCCCGAACTTTTAAAAACCGTTGCTACCACCATTAAAAAAGATATTAAGTAA
- a CDS encoding NmrA family NAD(P)-binding protein yields MISISKIAVIGGTGKSGQYLTRELIRQEIPFRILLRNPQRLISRARWQPSCRAMPEMAMLYCGCYKVAMP; encoded by the coding sequence ATGATATCTATTTCTAAGATCGCCGTAATCGGCGGAACCGGCAAATCAGGCCAGTACCTGACCCGGGAACTCATCAGGCAGGAAATTCCTTTTCGCATCCTGTTACGCAATCCCCAACGTTTGATATCAAGAGCCCGCTGGCAACCGTCGTGCAGGGCGATGCCAGAAATGGCGATGCTATATTGCGGTTGTTACAAGGTTGCGATGCCGTAA
- a CDS encoding spondin domain-containing protein translates to MKPKNSAWLPVFAFPLLVSACNKDNENMPQTSAATITIENVLDSRPLVESGTFKNNGASPLIVPGESVSFQFSAAKGQALTFATMYGWSNDLFFAPANPGIELYQDNGTPIEGEVSSQIRLWDNGTRINQMPGASVSHPGTASGAQNVTEVNGTDAQGNSYASAASLMKVSLHYEGNSTFTVTITNTSGSTSNPTPFSPGVWAISYIAGGNLLYPNPLYEAGKPTANGLTNIAEMGDNSVLSTYLTGQTGIFTPLSPVLVVVYSGSENPIYKTGQMDQGKGLKELAQKGDASGLAAYLKTVQAVKEVYILPAASTTVLLPKVGGQAGSSVSQSVNVTQGDRIAIATMYGFSNDWFFASKDNGVDAMQKGDVSSSIGLFDNGTAINQFPGAGITQFNLSGTPLEENKDIEAVPNPNAFTTLPAISQIIKVTLN, encoded by the coding sequence ATGAAACCTAAAAATTCAGCATGGCTTCCGGTCTTTGCATTCCCTCTTTTAGTTTCGGCATGCAACAAGGATAATGAAAATATGCCGCAAACATCGGCAGCCACCATCACTATAGAGAATGTTTTAGATTCCCGGCCACTGGTGGAATCGGGGACTTTTAAGAATAATGGCGCATCGCCATTGATTGTGCCGGGCGAATCTGTATCTTTTCAATTTTCAGCTGCCAAAGGACAAGCATTGACGTTTGCAACAATGTATGGCTGGTCCAATGACCTCTTTTTTGCACCTGCAAATCCGGGAATAGAACTGTATCAGGATAACGGCACTCCCATTGAAGGCGAAGTGTCTTCTCAAATCAGGCTATGGGACAATGGTACCCGGATCAACCAGATGCCGGGCGCTTCTGTTTCGCATCCCGGTACCGCGTCGGGCGCCCAAAACGTCACTGAAGTGAACGGAACAGACGCTCAGGGCAATAGCTATGCCAGTGCTGCTTCTTTAATGAAGGTAAGCTTGCACTATGAGGGAAATTCAACCTTCACAGTGACTATTACCAATACCTCGGGATCGACATCCAATCCAACCCCTTTTAGTCCTGGTGTTTGGGCGATCTCGTATATCGCCGGAGGAAACCTGCTGTACCCCAACCCTCTTTATGAAGCAGGCAAACCCACCGCCAATGGGTTGACAAACATTGCTGAAATGGGCGACAATAGCGTTCTCAGCACCTACCTAACCGGACAAACAGGCATCTTCACTCCTTTATCGCCCGTGCTGGTAGTAGTCTATAGTGGCAGCGAAAACCCAATCTATAAAACCGGCCAAATGGATCAGGGCAAAGGGTTGAAGGAGCTTGCTCAGAAAGGCGATGCAAGCGGATTGGCAGCTTATCTGAAGACCGTTCAAGCTGTGAAAGAAGTATATATTCTGCCTGCTGCAAGCACCACAGTCCTACTCCCGAAAGTTGGAGGTCAAGCTGGCAGTAGTGTTTCTCAATCAGTAAATGTTACCCAGGGTGATCGCATAGCAATTGCAACGATGTATGGATTTTCCAATGACTGGTTCTTTGCCTCAAAAGACAACGGTGTAGATGCAATGCAGAAAGGCGACGTTTCATCCTCAATAGGCTTATTCGACAATGGCACCGCAATTAACCAATTTCCCGGTGCAGGTATTACACAATTTAATTTATCTGGAACCCCTTTGGAAGAAAACAAAGACATTGAAGCCGTACCTAACCCCAATGCTTTTACGACGCTGCCGGCAATATCTCAGATAATTAAAGTTACCCTTAATTAA
- a CDS encoding AraC family transcriptional regulator — translation MAKDKASKINEYHLNRYQPDRPQLALHDLNHYINQHSGDTTRPHIHSYYQVIWFTRGKGKHFIDFKSYDVANNTIFFIAKNQVHYFDSNTHYEGILIHFNESFLVQQENETDFCLKCNLFNNPYDQPAYCSGDGMDGLLNVYIKQMKEELAATAGFGKEELLRIYLKAFLIQLQRRRQAEGDKQVQVLDEKRLQLVKFVNLVDEHYSKGYSVSEYASILLVSTRTLSDLTQHALGKTPSQLIQERIVLEAQRLLLHSGLNINQIGYRLGFDDPSYFVKYFKKHTNISPTEFRKAIS, via the coding sequence ATGGCAAAAGATAAAGCAAGCAAGATCAATGAGTATCATCTTAACCGGTACCAGCCAGACCGTCCGCAGCTGGCCCTTCATGATTTGAACCATTACATCAACCAGCACAGCGGTGATACCACCCGGCCCCATATCCATAGCTATTACCAGGTGATCTGGTTCACGCGTGGAAAGGGTAAGCATTTCATTGATTTTAAATCCTACGATGTGGCGAACAATACTATCTTTTTTATCGCTAAAAATCAGGTGCATTATTTTGATAGTAATACCCATTATGAAGGTATCTTAATTCATTTCAATGAATCATTCCTTGTACAGCAGGAGAATGAGACTGACTTTTGCCTTAAGTGTAATTTGTTTAACAATCCTTATGATCAGCCCGCTTACTGTTCGGGTGACGGAATGGATGGTCTTTTGAATGTCTATATAAAACAGATGAAAGAGGAGCTGGCGGCAACGGCGGGATTTGGGAAAGAAGAGCTTTTGCGCATTTATTTGAAAGCATTCCTTATTCAGTTGCAGCGTCGCAGGCAAGCAGAGGGAGATAAGCAGGTCCAGGTTTTAGATGAAAAGCGCTTGCAGCTCGTGAAATTTGTAAACCTGGTAGATGAGCATTATAGCAAAGGATATTCAGTTTCTGAGTACGCTAGTATACTGCTTGTTTCTACACGCACCTTATCTGATTTAACACAGCATGCGCTAGGCAAAACACCTTCTCAGTTAATACAGGAACGAATTGTATTAGAGGCGCAACGCTTGTTGTTACATTCGGGGCTCAACATTAACCAGATTGGATACCGGCTCGGATTTGATGATCCGTCTTACTTTGTAAAGTACTTTAAGAAGCACACCAATATATCTCCCACCGAATTCCGGAAGGCTATTTCCTAA
- the chrA gene encoding chromate efflux transporter: protein MSDSLKEIAKISFKLGCIGFGGIAGMISTIEKELVVKRKWIDHQHFMDVLSASYIIPGPNSVEIMMHCGKERGGRAGLITAGICYILPATLICLVFAFFYKQYSALPNVQRFISGIRPATTALVIGTLFRLSGTLKKSYWLIGLCILVFIGGLAGISEILLILGAGIVNCLFHSSRDRIRSVVLAPFLPLFVQDGSNFTLGKLFLIFLKIGAILYGSGYVLFAYMDADLVQRNHWLTRQQLMDAIAVGQLTPGPILSSATFAGYLVSGVSGGVLATTAIFLPSFFISLFLHRLLSYARRSKTLRLFLDGLSAASIAVIAIVGVNLTRTTLGDWRNSFILLLCLCLTLFVKKITTVAVIIIGAACGYLLTFY, encoded by the coding sequence ATGTCTGATTCATTAAAGGAAATAGCAAAAATTTCGTTCAAACTTGGATGTATAGGCTTCGGAGGCATCGCTGGTATGATATCAACTATCGAAAAAGAATTGGTAGTAAAGCGTAAATGGATCGACCACCAGCATTTTATGGATGTATTAAGTGCATCTTACATTATTCCCGGCCCCAATTCAGTTGAAATTATGATGCATTGTGGTAAGGAGAGAGGAGGTCGCGCAGGATTGATTACTGCTGGTATCTGTTACATTCTTCCGGCCACCTTAATATGTCTTGTGTTTGCGTTTTTTTATAAACAGTATAGTGCATTACCCAATGTACAGCGATTTATATCAGGCATACGTCCGGCTACAACAGCATTGGTAATCGGTACCTTGTTCAGGTTGAGCGGCACATTAAAAAAGAGTTACTGGTTAATAGGACTTTGCATCCTTGTTTTTATAGGTGGTCTAGCAGGGATCAGCGAGATACTACTCATCCTTGGGGCAGGCATAGTTAACTGCCTTTTCCACTCTTCAAGAGATCGCATTAGGTCTGTGGTGCTTGCACCATTTTTACCACTGTTTGTCCAGGACGGATCGAACTTTACATTGGGAAAGCTCTTTCTTATTTTCTTAAAAATAGGTGCAATTTTATATGGCAGTGGCTATGTATTGTTCGCTTATATGGACGCTGATCTTGTGCAAAGAAATCATTGGTTGACCAGGCAGCAACTGATGGACGCGATCGCGGTTGGACAACTTACGCCCGGGCCTATTTTATCAAGTGCCACTTTTGCAGGTTATCTTGTTAGTGGTGTGTCCGGAGGCGTGCTGGCAACAACAGCTATATTCCTTCCATCGTTCTTTATATCTCTTTTCCTGCATCGGCTGCTATCCTATGCCCGTAGGAGCAAAACCTTACGCTTGTTTCTCGACGGGTTGAGTGCTGCTTCTATCGCAGTCATCGCCATAGTCGGCGTTAATCTTACTCGAACCACATTGGGAGATTGGAGAAACAGCTTTATCCTTTTACTTTGTCTTTGTTTAACTCTTTTTGTGAAAAAAATAACCACAGTGGCGGTAATAATTATTGGTGCTGCATGCGGTTATCTGCTTACGTTCTATTAA
- a CDS encoding NAD(P)H-binding protein yields MLQGCDAVISMLGQPAGEPPIFSQATGNVLAAIQQYNIGRYIVTTGLNVDTPADYKSDRVQAATEWMKTCYPQTTADKQVEYEVLSNSSVDWTMMRLPMIAQSNEEGLLAVSLADYPGEQISAGRLARLPLPCCRTGNIGNRHPLSRTGIVSAYKYILKSPAFMPGFHRFKTSGQEAGFFRFHHTPLV; encoded by the coding sequence TTGTTACAAGGTTGCGATGCCGTAATCAGTATGCTGGGCCAGCCCGCGGGCGAACCACCTATCTTCAGCCAGGCTACCGGCAATGTACTGGCTGCCATACAGCAATATAATATTGGCCGGTACATCGTAACCACAGGTTTAAATGTTGACACGCCTGCCGACTATAAAAGCGACCGTGTACAAGCAGCTACAGAGTGGATGAAAACCTGTTATCCGCAGACCACGGCTGATAAACAAGTGGAGTACGAGGTATTAAGTAACAGTAGCGTAGACTGGACGATGATGCGGTTACCTATGATTGCACAAAGCAATGAAGAAGGTCTGCTTGCAGTAAGCCTTGCAGACTATCCGGGCGAACAGATCAGCGCCGGCCGGTTGGCCCGTTTGCCATTGCCCTGTTGCAGAACGGGCAATATAGGCAACAGGCACCCTTTATCGCGAACGGGAATAGTATCAGCGTATAAATACATCTTAAAAAGCCCGGCCTTCATGCCGGGCTTTCACCGGTTCAAAACTAGTGGCCAGGAGGCTGGCTTCTTTCGTTTCCATCATACCCCACTCGTATAG
- a CDS encoding endonuclease yields the protein MPEGPSIIILKELVTPFAGQKVIAVSGNSTLPIDRATGKKIIDFKSWGKHFLICFKDFSIRIHFLLFGSYRINEEKEGTPRLRLSFKNGFINFYACSVKIIEEPLDDTYDWSADVMSEDWDPKSARKKLKRAPAMLACDALLNQDIFSGSGNIIKNEVLYRTKIHPLSKIGSLPPQKLSELIDEVRNYSFDFLKWKKAYVLKKHWLAHTKKTCTRCKGPMQKEYLGTTRRRTFFCPVCQKLYD from the coding sequence ATGCCCGAAGGTCCATCTATCATCATTCTTAAAGAGCTGGTTACTCCGTTTGCCGGACAAAAAGTTATAGCCGTATCCGGCAATAGTACTCTACCCATTGACCGGGCCACAGGAAAAAAGATCATTGACTTTAAAAGCTGGGGAAAGCATTTCCTTATTTGTTTTAAAGATTTTAGTATTCGTATTCACTTCCTCCTTTTTGGCTCTTACCGTATTAATGAAGAAAAAGAGGGCACGCCCCGACTGCGGCTAAGCTTTAAAAATGGCTTTATTAATTTTTATGCCTGCTCGGTAAAAATAATTGAAGAGCCGCTTGATGATACCTATGATTGGAGCGCAGATGTAATGTCAGAAGACTGGGACCCAAAGAGTGCGCGAAAAAAATTAAAAAGAGCACCTGCTATGCTTGCCTGTGATGCATTGTTAAACCAGGATATTTTCTCAGGATCAGGAAACATTATCAAAAATGAAGTGCTCTACCGTACCAAAATACATCCGCTCAGTAAAATTGGTAGTTTACCACCCCAAAAGTTGAGCGAGTTAATTGATGAGGTGCGGAATTACAGTTTTGATTTCCTGAAATGGAAGAAAGCGTATGTGTTAAAAAAACACTGGCTTGCGCATACCAAAAAAACATGCACCCGCTGCAAAGGCCCTATGCAAAAGGAGTACCTTGGAACAACCCGGCGGCGAACCTTTTTTTGTCCCGTATGTCAAAAGCTTTACGACTGA
- a CDS encoding flavin monoamine oxidase family protein codes for MKYEKQVVIIGGGLSGLTLAYLLSKQNIKATILEAAQRWGGRIQTVRGKNDTPLELGATWFSDMHPNLISLIDDLGLKRFPQFSKGISLFQTKSFEPPQEFFVPEAETPSYRIAGGTQMLTDSLVAKLSQENLQLNTKAVSIKQTERALVVETEDGTLLSASHVAICIPPQLAAQTIRFDPVLPFNLCEVLPTVQTWMAGAIKFVLEYDTPFWRNNGYSGMLYSHAGIIVEMYDHTNAEQNRFGFTGFLNASAAAYTYEVRREYTLRQLTELMGENASNPLTYHDKIWNEEYLIAGNPIIMRPHQNNGHPFLQESYMEDRLHFCNTETATEFAGYMEGAVVAARSLSEKMPAQYN; via the coding sequence ATGAAATACGAGAAACAAGTAGTTATCATTGGGGGAGGCCTCAGTGGATTAACGCTCGCTTATTTGCTTTCCAAACAAAATATTAAGGCAACTATTTTAGAAGCTGCTCAAAGATGGGGCGGTCGTATACAAACAGTTAGGGGAAAAAATGATACACCTCTCGAGCTTGGTGCCACCTGGTTTTCTGATATGCACCCCAATTTAATTTCTCTCATCGATGATCTGGGCTTGAAACGGTTTCCTCAATTCTCAAAAGGAATTTCTTTATTCCAAACCAAATCGTTTGAACCTCCTCAAGAGTTTTTTGTGCCGGAGGCAGAAACGCCTTCGTACAGAATAGCCGGTGGAACTCAAATGCTTACCGATTCGTTAGTAGCTAAGTTATCTCAGGAGAATCTACAACTTAACACCAAAGCCGTTTCTATTAAACAGACCGAGAGAGCACTTGTAGTGGAAACAGAGGATGGTACGCTCCTATCTGCCAGCCATGTGGCTATTTGCATTCCGCCACAATTAGCCGCCCAAACAATTCGCTTCGATCCGGTACTGCCCTTTAACCTTTGCGAAGTGCTGCCAACAGTTCAGACCTGGATGGCAGGCGCTATTAAATTTGTGCTGGAATATGACACACCCTTCTGGCGCAACAATGGCTACTCCGGTATGTTGTATAGCCACGCAGGGATCATTGTGGAAATGTACGATCATACCAATGCAGAGCAAAACAGGTTCGGATTTACCGGGTTTCTTAACGCATCAGCGGCCGCCTATACTTATGAAGTTCGCAGAGAGTATACTTTAAGGCAATTAACGGAGTTGATGGGAGAAAATGCTTCAAACCCACTAACCTATCATGACAAAATATGGAATGAAGAGTATCTCATTGCCGGCAATCCAATAATCATGCGCCCTCACCAGAACAATGGGCATCCGTTCTTACAGGAAAGTTATATGGAAGACAGGCTTCACTTTTGCAACACGGAAACAGCGACTGAATTTGCAGGATATATGGAAGGTGCGGTAGTAGCAGCTCGGAGCTTATCCGAAAAGATGCCTGCTCAATACAATTAA
- a CDS encoding LacI family DNA-binding transcriptional regulator, producing the protein MSDIPTIKEIAKRLNVSVSTVSRALNDHPRIGLKTKQAIQNLAKELNYEPNPKAIFFKQKKSFVIGVILPLIAEDFFSKSISGIEDVAMEHGYTILFGQSHDSITKEQTVIEAMVKQRIDGLLISLSKETNKYNHLEALDKYNIPVVYFDRVPPFERASKVFCSVYKGTEQMIEWLFRQGRKRIAFINGPDEIAASRERLKGYMDGVSKKKLKIDMQMVEKTDLSEAGTQLAVNKLLNLKRPPDAIISFNDYVHLDAVKFALQKGVVVNEDILFASYANISANKHAAYPPVVSLDQFPYQQGQTAMNMLIDILNKKQLEGASQASFEQVEVPVSLVYS; encoded by the coding sequence ATGAGTGATATACCTACTATAAAAGAAATAGCAAAAAGATTGAATGTTTCTGTATCAACGGTTTCCCGGGCTTTAAACGATCATCCGAGAATCGGTTTGAAGACGAAGCAAGCCATTCAGAATCTCGCAAAAGAGTTGAATTATGAGCCTAATCCTAAAGCCATTTTCTTTAAGCAAAAGAAAAGCTTTGTAATTGGGGTAATTCTTCCACTCATTGCTGAGGACTTTTTTTCCAAAAGTATCAGCGGCATTGAAGATGTGGCGATGGAGCACGGATATACCATATTATTCGGGCAAAGTCACGACAGCATAACCAAGGAGCAGACGGTGATAGAAGCAATGGTAAAGCAGCGTATAGACGGATTGCTGATCTCACTTTCAAAAGAAACCAATAAATACAATCACCTGGAGGCATTGGATAAGTATAATATACCCGTAGTATATTTCGACCGGGTACCGCCTTTTGAAAGGGCCAGCAAAGTATTTTGCAGTGTATACAAGGGTACGGAACAAATGATTGAATGGCTGTTCAGGCAGGGGAGAAAGCGTATTGCTTTTATTAACGGCCCCGATGAAATTGCTGCCAGCCGGGAACGTTTAAAAGGGTATATGGATGGGGTGTCTAAAAAGAAGCTTAAGATTGATATGCAGATGGTAGAGAAAACAGATTTGTCGGAGGCAGGCACCCAACTTGCTGTGAATAAGCTGCTGAACTTAAAAAGACCACCAGATGCTATCATTAGTTTTAACGACTATGTACACCTTGATGCGGTTAAGTTTGCTTTGCAGAAAGGCGTAGTTGTTAACGAGGATATCCTTTTCGCCAGTTATGCGAACATATCTGCCAATAAACATGCCGCTTATCCACCGGTTGTATCGTTGGATCAGTTCCCGTATCAACAGGGGCAAACTGCTATGAACATGCTAATCGATATTCTCAATAAAAAGCAATTGGAGGGCGCTTCCCAGGCATCATTTGAGCAGGTTGAAGTGCCGGTTTCGCTGGTATATAGCTGA